From the Populus nigra chromosome 13, ddPopNigr1.1, whole genome shotgun sequence genome, the window aaactcgtgatcgCTTGGTTAGCAAGActttgatatcatgttaaagaatcaattcaactcaacaacttaagctattaattatgtaaaatcttaaaatataattaatattagtttttaatattagttttctttaaattcattaattatatatctttCTGCTATTATCTGAATGAatgttatattaataaattaatctaatattataaaaaacaattccacAAATTGACACATCAAAATTTCAACTTAGCTGAGGAAATTTACAAGTCCTAGTGATCATTCATTGAGACAATGATTGCTCAACATGCGtgaaaaatgaaatgataaGATATGGACGAGCACCTTCATTTGACCGATGGTGAAATGTGACATGTGGCACCATCTATACCATTGCTTTATCTTTAAGTCTTCCTTAGAGCATGGTCGGTTGAATTCCGGCATCTTCCTAGCTTTCTCAAATGGCTTACCTTCTCCAATATGTTTATTCTCTGTGATCATAACAGAATTATTCATCcccaaaaaatatgatattcagATTTCCTACCAATTATTCATAAGACACAGACAGCCTTGCTGCAGACTTCATTACCTTTCTCTTTACACTGTAAGTGCAGTTAATCCCTAACTTGTATGTGTGCATGCCTAGCTACAGTTAGCTAAAACCCTTCCTTAAaaattacctttttttattaatttattataaataaatttatttatgggaTGTATACCAGTAATTACTTGTTTTCAGCTGTGGATTACCTCTTTgataagcatatatatatatatatatactgtaaGAGAATATGATGAatattgttaattgttttttcttcacaaTTAAAACTCTCTCTGTATATCCAGTCCATACTAGGTTATTTGAGAATTACTGCAAAAGAATTTGACACGTGATTCACAAATCCAACGTTAATTCTCATACAATATTACCGATATTGACTATGCTTTTGTTCaataattttcttcaaaattccTTCTACTTGTGCATAAGTAGCTTGAAACCGCGGTTTGGATAGATCATTTTCACTTGTATAATTAGATTATGTAAGCTCTTCTGATTGCTCACTTTCTTCTTTTCATGATCTGAATCAGATTGAGAAGCTAGCTGCACAAAGACAATTTATGCAGCAAGGTTTCTTTGACTTTACAAGGAGTTTGGTGTCGTTCAGCTCTCCCGTTCAGCTTCCTGTGCACCGATGATGAGAAGCATAAGATGATTACTAGTTCGAAAGAGGTGGATTGTCCACCGAAAAAGGAGGATGATACAAATGATGGTAAGATTTCTAAGGCTTCATCCAGCTCAGCGCCATGGTTAAGATTGAAGGATCCAAGAATTGTGCGGGTGTCTCGAGCTTTTGGAGGAAAAGACAGGCATAGCAAAGTTTGCACCATTAGAGGGTTGAGAGATAGGAGAGTTAGGCTTTCAGTAGCCACTGCTATTCAATTGTATGATCTTCAAGATAGGCTTGGACTTAATCAACCTAGTAAGGTGGTTGATTGGTTGCTTAATGCAGCTAAGCATGATATTGATGAACTCCCTCCACTCCCAGTGATACCAGGGAACTTTTCCCTTAATCATCAAGCAATGCTAGGTTCTTCTCGTGAACTCGGCGCCTCACAGTCTGGCAACAGCATCAATTGGGAGGATCCAAGTGCATTTCCTAGACCGAATTTATGGAATGCTGATGCATTTTGGAGGGCTAAGTCGAAAGAGGTGGTAATGGATCCAgtgaatgaaaaagaaaattggacAAAAAGAATTGATGAGGATAAGCAGGATAGCAATATTGAAGGGAATAGTACTGCACAAGTTTCATCTAGCAGTTTCTTACACAGAGCTAGTCATTCTTCCTTGCCAAGTTTGATAAATAATGCCATGCCATAtggttctttctttcatt encodes:
- the LOC133670995 gene encoding transcription factor TCP13-like is translated as MITSSKEVDCPPKKEDDTNDGKISKASSSSAPWLRLKDPRIVRVSRAFGGKDRHSKVCTIRGLRDRRVRLSVATAIQLYDLQDRLGLNQPSKVVDWLLNAAKHDIDELPPLPVIPGNFSLNHQAMLGSSRELGASQSGNSINWEDPSAFPRPNLWNADAFWRAKSKEVVMDPVNEKENWTKRIDEDKQDSNIEGNSTAQVSSSSFLHRASHSSLPSLINNAMPYGSFFHLEPPNFPLSQMGNHGFSTQTGDIHNLNAVPLSSALSLSSGSQFFVCPPGTTQSYFPSHVTASMENDPRQINHFQVLTPSTQNLFPNSLTPSPYHGSQPMKPSQYFSATRSRLHSDQNSESSPDKDPEFPCK